Genomic DNA from Candidatus Poribacteria bacterium:
GCGATTCCGCCCCGATAAGATTGGGATTCCAAGCAACATTTCGTGCGGAACTACCCACCGGCGCAATTGGCACCTTGCGATAGGCAACGCTCTCGCTGTAGATGATTTTCAGATAGTTTGACCGTTTCCATTCGCCGAAAGGGGATAGCATGGCCCACACGCATCACCATCATGACCACGCACACCATCACCATGATGAAAAGGAAGATGGACATCAACACGGTCATCAACATCGCCTACAGGGAAAATTTCGATTCGCAGTCCTGCTGACAACTTTTGTGCTCGTTATCGAAGTAGTAGGCGGGATTTTATCGAATAGTTTGGCGTTGTTGAGCGATGCGGCGCATGTTTTCTCCGATTCCTTGTCGCTGATTATGAGTTGGCTGGCTATCTATCTATCAACTCGCCCGGCAACTAGCTCACGCACCTATGGCTATCACCGGACAGAGGTGTTCGCTGCGTTCATCAACGGGGTTTCACTGATTGCGATCTCTGGATGGATATTTTACGAAGCGGTCCACAGGTTTATCGAACCTGAACCCGTTAAGAGCAAAGAGATGCTCATCGTGGCGATTATCGGATTTATCGCGAATATGGTCATTGTCTGGCTATTTCACGGTGAGGGACATACGAGCCTCAATGTGCGGAGTGCGGTGCTTCATGTCATTGGAGATGCGCTCGCTTCCGTCGGCGTCATCGTGGGCGGTGCGATAATATTTTGGACGAGTTGGTTCATTGTTGATCCAATTCTGAGCTGCGGTATTGGTCTGGTGGTCTTGATCGGTGCTGTCAGGGTAACGAAGGAAGCGGTTCACATCTTATTGGAAGGGTCTCCGAAACATGCGGATGCCCACAAAGTGGCGGCGTGCATCAGTGCTATTGATTCGGTCGAGGATGTCCATGACATGCACATATGGTCTTTATGCTCTAATTATTTGGCGTTGAGCACGCATGTGTCGATCGCTGAGGACGCAAGCAAATCGTCGCACGAGTTGCGGCAGGAGATTAACGACAAGCTACAAACGCAATTTGGTATTTTCCACACGACAATTCAGATTGAACAGCCCGGTTGCTCCCACGAGGGCAATCTACTGTGTAACGCACCCCATCACTGATTCAACAATCCCTCACGATTATTTCGGAATTTCACACCTGAATCGTTCATTCCAGTTTTGACCATCAATTAACCCATATTTTTAGCACCTAATATGACCGGGGCAGATTTAACTCGTGGGTAGCAAGATAAGCGAGCACGAGGTTATTGTTGACCGGCGCGACTTGATAGAGCCGCGTTTCCCGAAATTTGCGCTCCACATCGTATTCATCAACAAAACCGTAGCCGCCGTGCGTGTCGAGACAGATGTTGGCTGCCTGCCAACTCGCCTCAGAGGCGAGCAGTTTTGCCATATTTGCTTCTGCTCCACAGGAGGCATTGGTATCGAAGAGCCAAGCGGCTTTGTAGCGAACCAGATCTGCTGCGACTGTCGCTGCATAGGCGCGGACGATGGGGAACTGCACGCCTTGGTTGCGACCGATCGGAGCGTCAAAGACCTCGCGCTCACGGGCGTAGGTGCTCGCGCGATCAACGAACCAGTAGCTATCACCGATGGCTTCCGCTGCTAGCAGGATACGTTCGGCGTTCCAGCCGTCAATAACGTATCGGAAGCCGCGCCCTGCCTCGCCGATCAGACTATCAAGCGGCAGCCGTAGATCGCGGAACCAGACTTGGTAGGTTGCGTAGTTGAACATGGTGCGGACCGGCTGCACTTCTAATGCTTCCTCTTGGCGACGAGCATCGCGTAAATCGATCAGGAATAGGCTGAGTCCGTCCGTCCGCTTGTCGACGGCTTCGCGGGGTGTTGTGCGTGCCAACAGGAGAAGTAGGTCTGATTGCTCGATGCGGCTGGTCCAGTTCTTGTGACCGTTGACGATGTATGTTGAGCTCTCACGCCGGGCAAAGGTGCGGATACTGGAGGTATCGGAGCCGGCTTCTGCTTCGGTGACCGAGAATGCTTGCAGTCGCAACTCCCCGCTGGCGATGGATGGCAGCCAACGCTGCTTCTGTGCATCGCTGCCGTGGCGAAGTAACGCGCCCATGAGATACATCTGCGCGTGAAACGCCGCCGAGTTTCCACCCGAACGATTGATCTCTTCCAAAACAACGCTTGCCTCTGTCACACCCAAGCCAAGCCCACCGTACTTTTCTGGGATCAGAAGCGAAAGAAAGCCAGCCTCTGTGAGCGCTTCGACGAAGGCTTGTGGATACGCACGCTCGTGGTCGGTCTCACGCCAGTAAGCATCGGGGAATTGAGCGCAGAAGTCGCGGATGCGCTCTCGGAGGGCTTCTTGTTCGGGTGAGGGTCGAAAATCCATCGTATATCCCTTTCTAGTCGGAGAACCGTCAACGTTCTGACAATCCTTGCGTTCCTAGTTTGTATCTTATCACACGCCCTGTGGAATTGCAAGATGGATCTCGGACTCATGAGAGGTTGTGGACTTCACGGATGGGTCGCGAGGAAAGGTGAGTCGGTGGTATTTGTTGAATTGGTAAGTGGAGATGGGCTATAATTCAGGGAGAACCGACGAGAGGGTTTCAAATTATGTGCAAACTGCTATCCCCCAACTGGCTATTTTGCTTTATACTTATGGCATTGCTGATTGTGTGCTCACAACCCATCCTGTCCGCGTCAGAAAGTCAATTGATACGATGGCCTCCAATTATTTGGCCAACGCTGACGGAAAACTTGATTGGTGAGGATGGAGGTAAGGTCATTAGGGTATATCTGCCGCCAAGCTACGAGTTTACCGAAAAACGCTATCCTGTCATCTATGTGCTACACGGATTCAACGGGACTTCAAAAAGCCTAACCCGGAAGATGAAATCGGCGATGGACCGTATGATCCTCAGTGAGGAGATTCAGGAAGCTATCGCTGTATTTGTTGATGGATCGAATCGGTTTGGCGGGAGTCAGTATCTTAGTTCTCCAACAATCGGTGATTATGAAACGTATATCAGGAGGGATTTAGTTAATTTCATTGATAAGCAGTACCGAACGATTCCCCATCGGGATAGTCGTGGCATTACAGGGTTTTCGATGGGCGCGTACGGTTCAATGCACCTCTCGCTTAAATACTCAGAGGTCTTTGGTGTGGTTGTTGCCCAAGCGGGTACTTATAAATTTGATGATGATTTGATAAAGTCTTTTACGGAGAAGGGCGGTGTTGCTATAACCCTCATGGAGCCGCTTAAACAGCTATCCGGGAACGAATTTTGGAATGCACTGGAAGGTTTAGCCAATTCTGATGCCTTACGGAGAGTTAGCTTACCCTTTCGTAACGGTCTTGCGTATTTAGCGGGGGTTGCCTCCAATCCTGACAAACCTCCTTGCTACCTAGATCTGCCATACAGATTAAAGGCGGGTATTCCCCCTTGGGAGCGTAACGAGGATGTTTGGAAACGGATTGTCGAGAATGATGCCATTCATGAAGTAGACCGATACTTCAACAGATTAAAGCGCAATCCGCAACGACCGGTGCGGTTGAATGGTATTAAGTTGGTCCATGGTCTTGAGGACGACACAGCATTGCCCAGACAGGCAGAAGCATTGGCTCAGAAGTTAACGGAGCTTGGTATCGACCATGAGTTTGTAACACATAGTGGTGGGCACACATTCATCGCGGAGGAGTCGCTGCGATTTATGGCGAAACATCTGGCTTTTGAACTACCACCCGCTAACGCAGATGGCTCTGGCACGGCTTCGGTTTCACCACATGCCGTTCCTGCATATAGCAGTGGCAATGAGATTGTAATTACCTATACCGCTGAGGAGCTGATACGCCGCGGTATCCTTACAGTTCACATTCCGTCAGGTTGGACACCGCCGCAGAATGTTCCAGGGCTTCCCGGATATACGACTGTAACATCAACCGGCATTATCGGCGATGTGACATTTACCAAGCAGAAGGTTCAGGTTGATATTCAGACCCTCATGCCCGCCGGCACGATCACGCTTATCTATGGGAATGGTGGATATGATTCAGGAGTAGCTGCACCGGCGAGTCAATTTTCAACCTTTATCACCAGTGTTGCTGCGACGTCGGATGGGACTTTGACGTTGATTGAACAGAGTCCGGTTATTGACGTTTACCTAGATCCATGGGATGTGAACGATGATGGGACTGTGGGAATCCTTGACTTGATCCTCGTAGCGTCTGAATTGGGACGGGTGATAGACGGGGTAGTTTTCGGTCAAAACCCGGACGTGAATCGGGATGGACTCGTGAACGTATCTGATTTGATTATTGTTGGGACTCATTTTGGAGATGCGATTGACAGTCCAGCAGCACCTGAGCGCGCCTCTGCTCCTGTATCGGCAACCATCAGATTCGAGAGTCCCCGGTTTGCGGGAAATCGCCTGCTGCTTGACCTGATGGTTGATACGAGTGTACCTCTTGCGGGTTACCACATCCGGGTAGCGCCGGCGGGACTTTTGAAGATAGATCCGGACAGAAGTGGGGATGATGTATTTCGTTTGGAGATGGGCGCTCAATCTGGAACGTTGGTGGGTACGAAAATTGGTGTGGGGCACCCGTGGCGTGGTCGGGTGCGACTCGGTACACTGGAATTAGACACGAACGGTTCCATAGATTCAGTGCAACCATCGAATTCCACGGTTTCTGTGGACGTAGCACATCTTGTTTCGGTAGACGGTCAGTCCCTCCGCGTTGATGTGGAGCCGTTCTTCATGGACAAACTGCGCCCTCACCGGACGGGCGTATTGCCTAACTATCCCAATCCGTTTAACCCGGAGACGTGGATTCCCTTCCAACTGCACAGGGAGGCACATGTTCGCATTACCATTTATGATGTTTTGGGTCGTGAGGTTCGGGGATTCGATTTGGGTTATTTGTCCGCCGGTTACTACACAACGCGCGAGCGCGCCGTGTATTGGGATGGTCGCAATAATATGAACGAGCGGGTTGCTAGTGGAACTTACTACTATAATCTGGAGGCGGGTGATTTTGTCGATACGCACCGGATGGTGGTCGTGAAATAATGCGAATTGCGATGTTGGGATATAACTTCTGCACCGGTGGGGCTATGTTGGTTCATTGGTTCATTGGACTGATGAACCGTATACATATTGCTCTGCTAGAGAGAAATGGGTGCAGCCCTATCGTATATAGATTGCGCTCCTTGGCTTCGCTGGGACGAGAATGGGGGAAATCGGGAGATGCAAGTGCCTATGGTTATCTTTATTGGCGAATCACAAATACGCCTTATATAAATATCAACAGAACCTAGTAACTTGGGTTAAAGTAACCGGGGGTTGGTAGGAGATATTACGCACAGCAATACGGTAATTAATCTGGGCCTTCCGTTACACTACTCAAAACTAATGGTGTTTTCGCCAATTCTGTGTCTAATATGCGAATATCCGCTGTCACCTTCTGTTCAGCGAGCCATGTTTTTCTGTGATCCTGCAGGGCTTCCCCGATAAGTTTGTCCTTAATTTCTTGGCTAGCCTCTGGATATGTTTTCTGGCGCGACGGTTGTTTTTTTAACAGTTGAGCGATAAGATAACCTTCAGTTGTGGGAATGGGTTGGCTAACTTCGTTAATTTCTAAGATCGCTATTGCCAGTTGAACTTTCGTATCGGCTGGAAGTGTCTGTGGTTCTGGGACAACCCGAAGAAACGGGTTATCGGGATAAGCCTCCTGAATTTCCTGAAAGGTTGCGCCTCTTTTCAATTGGGAGGCGATTTTTTCAGCAAGGGTCTTGGCTTCGGCTTGCAGATCTGCTGGATCGTCAGACTTGGAGAGGACCAGGATATACTGAAATTGGATCTGTGGGGGTTCAATAAAGTCGGATCGATGTTGTTCAAAATATTGGGGAGCCTCTTGATTGATTTGTTCTTCGTCAATACTGTTGCGAAATTGGCGGACGGTCAGTTCGTTCACAATTAAGGCGTTTTTCACGCGTTCTTCTACTTCCTGATATTCCAATCCCATTCGCTTCAGATCAACTAAGTACGATGCCTCGCTGCTATATAAAGATTTCAGTGCTTGAATTTCAGCGTCCACCTTTTTTCCCCAACTCCGGAGCAGCATGCCGATATCGTCTGCCTGCTGTAACATCAGTTTCTGCTCGATGAGCGTTTCTAAAACTGCGCGTCTGACTGCATTCGGGGGATTCTTAATTTCTTGAAAGGTTGGCTGATTTTCCTGTTCACGTAGGATTAGCGGATTGTTGATAACAGCGATAATAATTAGTTCGGTTTCCAGTTCGCGTAGCGTGATTGGCTGGTCGTTGACAACGGCAATCACGTAATCGAGGGTTCTTTCCCTGCTGAGTCCGTTTGACGGGATAACGATAAAAGCGAGGCAGAGCAAAATGTAGCATGTGATGTGTAATGTGTAGAACGGAGAACACAAAATGTCAGTGTGCTTCCCGTCTTCCTTTCTTTGACTTTCGGCTGAGCGTTCAAGCCCTTCCATCTCTGTCCTCCTACCCGTATTTGATCCTGACGGATGCTATCACTCATCCGATAGCAATTCCATAGTAGAATTATATTCGTTCAATACCTACCTGTCAATTAGAAGTTTTCACGGTTGATAGAATCAACTGGCTATGCTATCATATAAATCATGGTGCCGCCTGTTGTTCCGCAGGATCTATGTTGGTTCATTGGTTCGTTGAACCAAGGTTACGGCACGAGGGATCGTGCCTACTACTGTAGGGTTCATTGGCTGTGAGCGTTGGGTTTCACTCTCGTTATTCTTAAGAACGTAGCACTGAAGAGCAGAAACTTTACTGTCTTTGATAGTGAGATACTTTCAGCCGTTCAACCCAACCTACAATACTATCATACAGTGTAACGATTTCGGTTTGGAAGATAGTAGGACTTACGCAGTTGAACAATGAGGTGTTGTAGTTCAATGCTTCATCCCCAATGCGGGGAAACCAGATGCCCCGCCTACGATAAGCATGGAGTCTGAACATACCCCTTGATGCCCGATAAATCGGGCAACTACAATCTGAAGTGTGTAACTCCTAAGAGAGGTGGAAGATTGTGAAAGACGCTGGTCAGTCCATTTCAAGAGAACTGTTGGAAACACTAGATACAATTCAGCAGCGTGTACTTTGGTTGGCAACGCTTATTATTCACTATGCGAACAACCTTCGTCCCAGTCCAGATCAGACGAAGGTCGGTGGGCACCAAGCCTCTTCGGCGTCAATGGTTTCGATCATGACGGCACTCTACTTCCATTTTCTTCAAGCTGGAGACCGTGTCTCGGTTAAACCACACGCTTCGCCGGTTTTTCATGCGATCCACTACCTGCTGGGTCAGCTGCCCGAAAAATACCTGACGATGTTTCGTTCATTTGGGGGGCTGCAGGCGTATCCGAGTCGAACGAAAGATCCGGATGCAGTGGATTTTTCGACCGGCTCTGTGGGTCTGGGAGCGGTTGCGCCGGCTTTTGGTGCGTTAGCGCATCGGTATGCGTTGTCCCACTTCGGTCATGTGAGTTCGCGTCGTTTCGTGGGAGTGATCGGTGATGCTGAGTTGGATGAAGGCAATGTGTGGGAGGCGATCCTGGATCAAGCCCTCACCGGCATAGATAACCTATTGTGGATTGTTGACCTCAATCGCCAAAGCCTTGATCGAGTTGTGCCGGGCATTCGTGCGCGTCAACTTCAACGTCTATTTGAGGAGAGCGGTTGGCAGGTGCTCGAAGCGAAGTATGGTCGGCAGCTTCAGGAGCGCTTTGAACGACCAGGTGGCCCCGCCTTGCGTCAGCGGATCGACGAAATGAGCAATGAGGAATATCAGGCACTGATTCGTCTCCCCGGTGAGGAACTCCGCTCTCGGGTTGTTGATTGTGGGGGAGTTGATAACGCTGAAATCGCGTCAGTGATCCAGGACCTCCCAGATGAGACGCTGCCATCGGTGTTAAGTAACTTGGGTGGACACGATTTAGAGGAATTGCTCGCTGTACTGTCGCAGACTGAAGTGGAACCTGAACGACCTACGATTATCTTTGCTTACACGATTAAAGGCTGGGGCACACCTATCGCCGGGCATCCGCTGAATCATTCGATGCTCCTGAGTGAAGAACAGATAGCCGATTTACGGGATCGTTTGGGTATATCTGCTAACGACGAATGGGAACGATTTGATCCGGGGTCGCCCCCCGGTCAACTGTGTCTTGAAGTTGCCGATCGACTTTTTCCACCCAATCCTGAGCCACCGGTAACTCTGTCCGCAGATGATGTGCCGACAGCGCTTTCTCTTCCAACCCAAGGGTTCTTGAGTACACAGCAGTCTTTGGGGCGGTTGCTGATGCGTCTGGCGCGTGTGCCGAAGTTAGCAGATCGGATTGTCACGACTTCGCCGGATGTATCGGTGTCTACCAACCTGTCTGGGTGGATTATCAAGACGGGTGTGTTTACGCCGCAGGAATTGCCTGATTATGAGACCGAAGCGAACCAACTCCGAAGCTGGCGGCATGGGCCAAATGGGCAGCATATTGAGTTGGGAATTTCGGAGATGAATCTCTTTACGTTGCTGGGGATGCTCGGCTTGTCTGCTGAACTGTGTGGGCAGCATGTCATCCCGATTGGTACGGTCTACGATCCGTTTGTGTGCCGGGGGCTTGAAGCGCTCATTTATGCCCAGTATTCGGGGGCGAAGTTTATTTTCGCCGGGACACCGTCGGGTATCACGTTATCGCCGGAGGGAGGCGCGCATCAATCTACCGTTACGCCGTCACTCGGTGCGGAGATTCCTCGACTTGATGCTTACGAGCCTTGTTTCGCACAGGAGGTAGAGTGGATATTGTTAGAGGCGCTCCGCCAATGTTGTGACCGGGAGCAGGGTCGCTCGACCTACCTACGACTGTCCACCAAGCAGATTGATCAGCGGCTGCTCACGCCGGCGTTGGAGCGTCTGGGAGAAGATGAATTGCAGCGTCAGGTGCTAGCTGGCGGATACCGGTTGGAAGATTGGCGCAATGCGGATCCGGTTGTGCCAAGAGAGCGGTTAGTTCATATTGCAACAACCGGCGTCATGATTCCGGAAGCGATTGAGGCTGCGGCGATTCTTCGCGAGCAGCGGGTGGCTGCTAATGTGCTGAATATGACCAGTCCGCGCCGACTGTTTGAGGCGTGGCAGACGATGCAACGGTTTCCCGGATACCCACAAAGTGCAGGAGAGGTCACCACTCCGTTTGATTGGCTGATTCCAACTAACGAGCGGCATGCGCCAATTGTCACGGTTCACGATGGCGCTTCCCACGCTTTATCTTGGTTGGGGAGTGTCTATGGTGAGTTGGTTATCCCTCTTGGTGTAGATGAGTTTGGTCAATCGGGTGATCGTGCGGAACTCTACCGACATTTTGGAATTGATGCCGAGGGTATCGCTGCGGCGGCGTTAGCGGCATTAAGTCGATGTGGTATCTCTGTCTGATGCTACCGTATCGTTAGCGGGACGATGTTGGATTCGAGCGTTGCTGCCCCTCGAAACGAATCCATGAGGAGATAGGTTCCGTCCAGTTGGGCTGCCTCTCCGTGCCGCAAACCTTCAATCTCTTTCTCCAGATTGCGGATCATCCGCTCCTTCATGTCGTCAGGCATGACAGTGTCTGCTTGCACTAGCCGAATTTCGTTCTTTATCTTGAGAACCTCTGGCGGTTCAGGCGAAAAGATCTCCCGATAGACTTTCAACTCCATAAGCACCTGCAATGTATAATCACCGGGTCCTAGTCTGTAGTAGGACTTCAGGTCTTTCAAACTCGCCTTTCTTGTCTCTCCTGCCTTAAGTTCCGTTCCTTGGATGCAACTCACCACCCTGTCCTCCCACATCACGGTTTTGGTTTTCGCTGGAAATGTGATCGGTGGTTTGGGCGGGATAACTTGCCCCAAATTATTTTTGACCACCAATTTGGCGAACGCGCCCCTGCTTGTAACTGCCGCATACGGCACNNNNNAGGGGTATCGGTTCGTTGAGACCGTAGCTTGGTGCCGCCAATGATAAATGGAGGCCCCC
This window encodes:
- a CDS encoding cation transporter; protein product: MAHTHHHHDHAHHHHDEKEDGHQHGHQHRLQGKFRFAVLLTTFVLVIEVVGGILSNSLALLSDAAHVFSDSLSLIMSWLAIYLSTRPATSSRTYGYHRTEVFAAFINGVSLIAISGWIFYEAVHRFIEPEPVKSKEMLIVAIIGFIANMVIVWLFHGEGHTSLNVRSAVLHVIGDALASVGVIVGGAIIFWTSWFIVDPILSCGIGLVVLIGAVRVTKEAVHILLEGSPKHADAHKVAACISAIDSVEDVHDMHIWSLCSNYLALSTHVSIAEDASKSSHELRQEINDKLQTQFGIFHTTIQIEQPGCSHEGNLLCNAPHH
- a CDS encoding pyruvate dehydrogenase, with product MKDAGQSISRELLETLDTIQQRVLWLATLIIHYANNLRPSPDQTKVGGHQASSASMVSIMTALYFHFLQAGDRVSVKPHASPVFHAIHYLLGQLPEKYLTMFRSFGGLQAYPSRTKDPDAVDFSTGSVGLGAVAPAFGALAHRYALSHFGHVSSRRFVGVIGDAELDEGNVWEAILDQALTGIDNLLWIVDLNRQSLDRVVPGIRARQLQRLFEESGWQVLEAKYGRQLQERFERPGGPALRQRIDEMSNEEYQALIRLPGEELRSRVVDCGGVDNAEIASVIQDLPDETLPSVLSNLGGHDLEELLAVLSQTEVEPERPTIIFAYTIKGWGTPIAGHPLNHSMLLSEEQIADLRDRLGISANDEWERFDPGSPPGQLCLEVADRLFPPNPEPPVTLSADDVPTALSLPTQGFLSTQQSLGRLLMRLARVPKLADRIVTTSPDVSVSTNLSGWIIKTGVFTPQELPDYETEANQLRSWRHGPNGQHIELGISEMNLFTLLGMLGLSAELCGQHVIPIGTVYDPFVCRGLEALIYAQYSGAKFIFAGTPSGITLSPEGGAHQSTVTPSLGAEIPRLDAYEPCFAQEVEWILLEALRQCCDREQGRSTYLRLSTKQIDQRLLTPALERLGEDELQRQVLAGGYRLEDWRNADPVVPRERLVHIATTGVMIPEAIEAAAILREQRVAANVLNMTSPRRLFEAWQTMQRFPGYPQSAGEVTTPFDWLIPTNERHAPIVTVHDGASHALSWLGSVYGELVIPLGVDEFGQSGDRAELYRHFGIDAEGIAAAALAALSRCGISV
- a CDS encoding acyl-CoA/acyl-ACP dehydrogenase, whose translation is MDFRPSPEQEALRERIRDFCAQFPDAYWRETDHERAYPQAFVEALTEAGFLSLLIPEKYGGLGLGVTEASVVLEEINRSGGNSAAFHAQMYLMGALLRHGSDAQKQRWLPSIASGELRLQAFSVTEAEAGSDTSSIRTFARRESSTYIVNGHKNWTSRIEQSDLLLLLARTTPREAVDKRTDGLSLFLIDLRDARRQEEALEVQPVRTMFNYATYQVWFRDLRLPLDSLIGEAGRGFRYVIDGWNAERILLAAEAIGDSYWFVDRASTYAREREVFDAPIGRNQGVQFPIVRAYAATVAADLVRYKAAWLFDTNASCGAEANMAKLLASEASWQAANICLDTHGGYGFVDEYDVERKFRETRLYQVAPVNNNLVLAYLATHELNLPRSY
- a CDS encoding SurA N-terminal domain-containing protein; this encodes MEGLERSAESQRKEDGKHTDILCSPFYTLHITCYILLCLAFIVIPSNGLSRERTLDYVIAVVNDQPITLRELETELIIIAVINNPLILREQENQPTFQEIKNPPNAVRRAVLETLIEQKLMLQQADDIGMLLRSWGKKVDAEIQALKSLYSSEASYLVDLKRMGLEYQEVEERVKNALIVNELTVRQFRNSIDEEQINQEAPQYFEQHRSDFIEPPQIQFQYILVLSKSDDPADLQAEAKTLAEKIASQLKRGATFQEIQEAYPDNPFLRVVPEPQTLPADTKVQLAIAILEINEVSQPIPTTEGYLIAQLLKKQPSRQKTYPEASQEIKDKLIGEALQDHRKTWLAEQKVTADIRILDTELAKTPLVLSSVTEGPD